The DNA segment CGAGCGAGTTCTACGAGTCCGCGACTCACCCCGAGCGCTGCGTGGTTGGCCATCCGTTCAACCCGGTATACCTGTTGCCGCTGGTCGAAATCGTTGGCGGCCGCAACACCGCACCCCAAGCCATCGAGGCGGCGAAAACCATCTACACCGCCCTTGGCATGCGCCCGCTGCATGTGCGCAAGGAAGTCCCAGGTTTTATCGCCGACCGCCTGCTCGAAGCACTCTGGCGCGAGGCCTTGCACCTGGTTAACGATGGTGTGGCGACCACCGGTGAAATCGACGACGCGATCCGCTTCGGCGCGGGCCTGCGCTGGTCGTTCATGGGCACCTTCCTGACCTACACCCTGGCAGGCGGCGACGCCGGGATGCGTCATTTCATGGCCCAGTTCGGCCCTGCCCTGCAGCTGCCTTGGACCTACCTCCCAGCGCCACAGCTGACCGACCAACTGATCGACGATGTGGTCGATGGCACCGCCGAGCAACAAGGCGAACGCAGCATCGCTGCACTTGAGCGCTATCGTGATGACTGCCTGCTGGCGGTGCTCGATGCGGTCAAGACCACCAAGGCCAAGCACGGCATGGCTTTCGGCGAGTGAGGAGACAACCATGCCGGCACTGATCACCTATCGCACCCCAGTGTTGCAGGACTGGGTCGACTACAACGGCCACCTGCGCGATGCCTATTACCTGCTGATCTTCAGCTACGCCACCGATGCGCTGATGGAGCGTATCGGCCTGGACGCCGACAGCCGTGGTCAGAGCGGGCACTCGCTGTTCACCCTGGAGGCGCATATCAACTACCTGCATGAGGTGAAGCTCGCCAGCGAGGTGTGGGTGCAGACGCAGATTATCGGGTTCGATCGCAAGCGCCTGCACCTGTATCACAGCCTGCACCGGGCCGGCTTCGACGAGGCCCTGGCGGCCAGCGAGCAGATGCTCCTGCATGTGAATCTGGCAGGGCCGAAGTCGGCGCCGTTCGCTGAGCTCAGCCTGGCACGGTTGCAAACGCTAGTAGACGAACAGCAGGACCTGCCCGCTGCACAATTCGTCGGCCGGGTGATAAAACTCCCGAGTTAAAACATTCACCTGCCCCAAAAAATAACCCCGCAAAGCCGTGAGCTAGCGGGGCCAAGAGCGAGCAACATCCACCGTGACGTGCGAGGGTGACCAAACCCTGCGTTGCCGTGAATGACCCCAGTGTGCTGACTTCCCAGGCAATTGATTTAGCCGGGAACGACCTGTTCTTAGCCAAAGCAGTCATTGCGACATTCTGTCCTTGCCGGTACGCGGGGTTGGTCACAGAATCGACTGACAATCACAGCAGCACTCTCTTAGCGATAAAAGGGACAACAGCCATGATGCATGCGGATTTGATTGATCAGGACGACCTGTTGGGCCACCTGCGCGCGCGGGGCTTCGACATTCCGGCCGGGGCCAGTGCCGAACAGGCCTGCGAAGCGGTGGTGCGCGGGCTGACCGAGCCTAATGCGCGAGCGCTCAAGGGCATGGTCGAGCAGATGTATACCGGTAGCGCGACGATTCTGCCGGCGGTACGCCAAGCAATCGAGCAGCAGCTGCTGCCAGCATTGGCGCAGTACAGCAAGCGCGCTTGAGGATTTGCGAGGGCTGCGCCCTCGTTCGCGGGCAAGCCCGCTCCCACAGTGATCGCACTGATCTTGAGGGCGCTGGGGTAACATTTCTGATCATGCCCTGGCACCAGGCCTAGCTCACAGGCTCCCCGCCACCCTCAAGATCAACGCCCCCTGTGGGAGCGGGCTTGCCCGCGAAGGGGCCGGCACGGTTACGCAGGCTGGGGCTGAGTCTCCAGCTCGAGGGTGCGTTCGAACAACCCCGCCAAGCCTGGCTGGTGCGTCACCGCCAGCACCGTACACGCCGGCAATTCTCGCCTGAGCATCACCAACAAGCCTCGCGCCGACTCGAAATCCAACTGACTGGTTGCCTCATCCAGATACAGCGTATCGGGCTGGAACAACAACGCTCGGGCTAAACTCAGGCGCTGCTGTTCACCTCCCGAAAGCACCCGCTCCCACTCGGCGTGATCATCCAGGCGCCCGCGTAATCCGGCCAAGCCCACCTTGTCCAGAGCATCGATCAGCAGCGCATCGTCCATCTCCCTCAGCTGTGGATAAGCCAGCAAACTTCCCAAGCTCATGTGCGGCAGATACGGCTTCTGCGGCACCAGCAAACTGCGCCCGGGCGGTAGCTGCCAGTCGCCCTGGCAATACGGCCACAACCCTTGCAAGGTGCGCATCAAGGTCGATTTACCCAAGCCACTGCGCCCCGCTAGCCGCAGCCACTGGCCCTGCCCCACTTGCAGGTTCAGACCACTGAGCAAGGCACTGCCATCCGGCCGGCAGACGGTCAGCTCCCGTGCGCACAGGCAGCTACCCTGCGGCGCCTTGACCAGCTGCTGACGGCTGGCGCGAATCGCCCGCTCAAACTGGTCAAGGCGCTCCAGCGCCGCACTCCAGCGCACCAGCTTGTGGTACAGCTTGATGAACCAGCTCAGTGAGTCGTGCACTGCGTTGAAGGCACTGCGGATCTGCATCAACCCGCCGAGGGTGATGGCCTTGGCCATGAACGCAGGCAGGGCAGCGAACACCGGCACGATCAGGCTGAAGCGCTGGTAAGCGACGGTGAACAGGCTCAAGTCGCGCTCGCGCCCCATCAATTGCCGCCAGTTCTGGGCAATCGCCGCGAAACGCTGGGCCAGTTGCTGGCGCTCCACGGATTCACCGCCATACAGGGCGATCTGCTCGGCGTGGTCGCGTTTGCGCAACAGGCTGGCGCGAAAATCCGCCTCACGGTGCTCGCGTTGGTAATTGAGTGCGTGCAACGGCTTGCCGATCCAGTGGGTCAGCGCGCTGCCGATCAGGGTATAGGCCAGCACGATCCACACCAGGTAGCCATGCACGCTGAACGTCTCGCCAAACAGGCTGAAGCTCTGTACGCCCGACAGGTTCCAGAGGATCACCACGAAGGCGCCAACCTGAGCCAGGTTGATCACCAGCGAGGCCACCAGTTCGATGCTCAAATCGACCATCAGATCGACGTCCTGGGCGATCCGCTGGTCGGGGTTGTCTGGCTCACCCGTCAGGCCGAGCCGATAGAACGCTTGCTCGGCCAGCCAGGCGTCGGTGAGGCGCGCTGTCATCGCCTGGCGCCAACGCAGTACCAACGCCTTGCGGATGTAGTCGATGGATACGTAGATCAGCACGTAAAGGCCCAGATACAGGGTGTACTCACCCACCAAGCCGTACAGCCCAGTTGTGTCGAACGCCGCCAGGGTATCGTAGAAGGTCTTGCTCCAGCTATTGATCAGCACGTTGATCTGCACCACCAACAAACCGAGGCCGATCACCGTCGCCAGCATCAACCAGGCCTGCCACTGCTGGCGGTCTTGCCAGAACGGCCGGCTCAGCCGATAGAACCTTCGCAGGGTGTTCACAGCGCCTGCTCCAGGGCAGCGGCCGAGGGCAGCAGGCGCAGCTGGACCTGGTTGGCCGCAGGGAACAACTGGCGCGCCTGCTGCTGTACAGCCGGCAGGGTCAGCGCCTCAGGCAAGCGGGCCTGGCTGCTCAGGTAGCGTGGATCCTGCCAGTGCCGTTCGCTGAGGATCAGGCGCTTGAAC comes from the Pseudomonas urmiensis genome and includes:
- a CDS encoding ABC transporter ATP-binding protein/permease, encoding MNTLRRFYRLSRPFWQDRQQWQAWLMLATVIGLGLLVVQINVLINSWSKTFYDTLAAFDTTGLYGLVGEYTLYLGLYVLIYVSIDYIRKALVLRWRQAMTARLTDAWLAEQAFYRLGLTGEPDNPDQRIAQDVDLMVDLSIELVASLVINLAQVGAFVVILWNLSGVQSFSLFGETFSVHGYLVWIVLAYTLIGSALTHWIGKPLHALNYQREHREADFRASLLRKRDHAEQIALYGGESVERQQLAQRFAAIAQNWRQLMGRERDLSLFTVAYQRFSLIVPVFAALPAFMAKAITLGGLMQIRSAFNAVHDSLSWFIKLYHKLVRWSAALERLDQFERAIRASRQQLVKAPQGSCLCARELTVCRPDGSALLSGLNLQVGQGQWLRLAGRSGLGKSTLMRTLQGLWPYCQGDWQLPPGRSLLVPQKPYLPHMSLGSLLAYPQLREMDDALLIDALDKVGLAGLRGRLDDHAEWERVLSGGEQQRLSLARALLFQPDTLYLDEATSQLDFESARGLLVMLRRELPACTVLAVTHQPGLAGLFERTLELETQPQPA
- a CDS encoding thioesterase family protein, whose amino-acid sequence is MPALITYRTPVLQDWVDYNGHLRDAYYLLIFSYATDALMERIGLDADSRGQSGHSLFTLEAHINYLHEVKLASEVWVQTQIIGFDRKRLHLYHSLHRAGFDEALAASEQMLLHVNLAGPKSAPFAELSLARLQTLVDEQQDLPAAQFVGRVIKLPS
- a CDS encoding L-carnitine dehydrogenase, giving the protein MPFITEIKTFAALGSGVIGSGWVARALAHGLDVIAWDPAPGAEAALRQRIANAWPALEKQGLAPGAAQQRLRFVPTIEECVRDADFIQESAPERLELKLELHAKISAAAKPNAIIASSTSGLLPSEFYESATHPERCVVGHPFNPVYLLPLVEIVGGRNTAPQAIEAAKTIYTALGMRPLHVRKEVPGFIADRLLEALWREALHLVNDGVATTGEIDDAIRFGAGLRWSFMGTFLTYTLAGGDAGMRHFMAQFGPALQLPWTYLPAPQLTDQLIDDVVDGTAEQQGERSIAALERYRDDCLLAVLDAVKTTKAKHGMAFGE